Proteins encoded in a region of the Pseudothermotoga elfii DSM 9442 = NBRC 107921 genome:
- the uvrC gene encoding excinuclease ABC subunit UvrC, which translates to MDLLHKAKLAPLLPGVYIFYGKNKEYIYVGKAKRLRNRLLSYFNRSNGKYSKKIQAIVNEAEELDYIVVSNEREALLLEANLIFNHKPKYNVMLKDAEFYPYIEITKELFPAVQIVRIRSTGGEYFGPYTDVKFVKDLIDCLQQVYQFRTCRRDMSKSTKPCMEFYMHRCAAPCTGDLEPDSYINSSIQPLRRVLNGDISETLDLIEEKMKKHAKMMDFENAAKYRDLLVKFENVMQRQGVVLEQWRNLDVIGRFKNSYAVLRIRGGHVVGKLSYELDSTKLEDFIFHYYMVGKNELPEAVILERNINFDAEIYFGRPRDKLEEELLHKARENAKNQAYTSGLRKDLLNKMVKVLNLNRYPMKIEGFDVSHLHGKLTVASVVVFFDGLPRKNEYRHYRFNSDRIDDFLTLKELVKRRYSKHELPDMIFVDGGTGQINAVVEALMEIGKECDVVGLAKQNEIVCTRFGELILPFDSPILRTLVRIRDEAHRFANSFHRKLRRKSALSSILDEIPGIGPKRKKKLIEAFGSVKNIRSATLQEIAEVLGSRKLAAEILSRL; encoded by the coding sequence GTGGATCTTCTCCACAAGGCGAAACTTGCACCGCTTTTGCCGGGAGTGTATATTTTTTATGGCAAAAACAAAGAATATATATATGTTGGTAAAGCTAAGCGACTCCGCAACAGGCTGCTTTCTTATTTTAACCGATCGAATGGAAAATACAGTAAAAAAATTCAGGCAATCGTGAATGAAGCAGAAGAACTGGATTATATAGTAGTTTCAAATGAAAGAGAGGCGCTTCTTCTGGAGGCAAATCTCATCTTCAATCATAAACCGAAATACAACGTAATGCTCAAGGATGCGGAATTCTATCCTTATATCGAGATAACGAAGGAGCTTTTTCCAGCCGTTCAGATAGTAAGGATAAGATCTACCGGCGGTGAATATTTTGGACCATACACAGATGTGAAATTTGTTAAAGATTTAATAGACTGCCTTCAACAGGTTTATCAGTTCAGAACCTGTCGTAGAGATATGTCCAAATCGACAAAACCATGCATGGAATTCTATATGCATCGATGTGCTGCTCCATGTACAGGTGATTTAGAACCAGATAGCTATATAAACTCATCTATACAACCACTCAGGAGGGTTCTAAATGGCGACATATCTGAGACACTGGATCTGATAGAAGAAAAAATGAAAAAACACGCGAAAATGATGGATTTCGAAAATGCAGCAAAATATAGAGATCTTCTTGTTAAGTTTGAAAATGTAATGCAAAGACAGGGTGTTGTTCTGGAGCAGTGGAGAAATCTGGATGTTATTGGAAGATTCAAAAATAGTTACGCTGTTTTGAGAATCAGAGGAGGCCATGTCGTTGGAAAGCTTTCATACGAGTTGGACTCAACGAAATTAGAAGATTTTATATTTCATTATTATATGGTTGGTAAAAATGAGTTACCAGAAGCAGTGATTCTTGAAAGAAACATTAATTTTGATGCAGAAATCTATTTTGGTAGACCGAGAGACAAATTAGAAGAAGAGTTACTGCATAAAGCCAGAGAAAACGCTAAAAATCAGGCCTATACAAGCGGTTTGAGAAAAGATCTTTTGAACAAGATGGTAAAAGTTCTTAATTTGAACAGGTATCCTATGAAAATAGAAGGTTTTGACGTGTCGCATTTGCATGGAAAATTAACAGTCGCTTCTGTCGTGGTTTTCTTTGATGGCCTTCCACGTAAAAATGAATATAGGCATTACAGATTTAATTCTGACAGGATTGACGATTTTTTGACATTAAAAGAACTTGTCAAAAGAAGATATTCCAAGCACGAATTGCCAGATATGATTTTTGTAGATGGTGGCACTGGACAAATTAATGCCGTAGTAGAGGCATTGATGGAGATCGGAAAAGAATGCGACGTTGTGGGTTTAGCAAAGCAGAATGAGATTGTTTGTACACGTTTTGGTGAACTGATATTACCGTTTGACAGTCCTATTTTAAGGACGCTTGTGCGTATTAGAGATGAGGCCCACAGATTTGCAAATAGCTTCCATAGAAAACTGCGAAGAAAGAGTGCATTGAGTTCGATTCTTGATGAAATTCCAGGTATTGGTCCGAAGAGAAAGAAAAAATTGATCGAAGCTTTTGGCAGTGTAAAAAATATCAGGTCAGCCACTTTACAAGAGATCGCTGAAGTACTTGGAAGTAGAAAATTAGCTGCTGAGATACTTTCGAGATTATGA
- a CDS encoding nucleotidyltransferase: protein MRVLGIIVEYNPFHNGHLYHLRKAKELVKPDYTVAVMSGSFCQRGEPAIIDKFSRAEIALQNGVDVVFELPFVYALQDAGGFAKGAVWLLEKMNVVTDLVFGSESGNLSFLNKIADVMINQPYPFPEIMKEELKKGYSFPNARKYALMKYFERTGEMNPREVLKIEKSNDILGVEYVRSLKELGSKINVQLIKRVGADEKDKVFKGKFPSATSVRNMIFKGDWSGVSRAVPDSSLQIISRELNEGRGPVTLSQLEEILLAKLRLSSKKELQMLYGFSEGIDVRFSNCALKTGDLEEFFNCVKAKRFTMSKIRRLSLYALFELKQDLIVQCNEKGPQYLRVLGFTNNGRKLLSIVKRKASVPVVSVCSLYKKILSKALKNKEGRFEVDEKLFEHQLRLDIKSTSIHSLLFPSKSERNGERDFRIPPIMV, encoded by the coding sequence TTGAGAGTTTTAGGAATTATTGTTGAGTACAATCCATTTCACAACGGGCATCTTTATCATTTGCGAAAAGCGAAAGAACTGGTAAAACCAGATTATACAGTTGCCGTTATGAGTGGCAGCTTTTGTCAGAGGGGAGAGCCGGCTATAATTGACAAGTTTTCTAGAGCTGAGATAGCACTTCAGAATGGTGTTGATGTTGTATTTGAGTTGCCTTTTGTCTATGCTCTGCAGGATGCCGGGGGATTTGCAAAAGGTGCGGTCTGGTTACTTGAAAAAATGAATGTTGTCACAGACCTGGTTTTTGGTAGTGAATCAGGAAATCTCAGCTTTCTCAACAAAATAGCTGATGTTATGATAAATCAGCCCTATCCTTTTCCGGAAATTATGAAAGAAGAATTGAAAAAAGGTTATTCATTCCCAAATGCAAGAAAATATGCACTGATGAAATATTTTGAACGAACTGGGGAGATGAATCCTCGAGAAGTGCTTAAAATAGAAAAGTCCAATGATATACTTGGCGTGGAATATGTGAGATCTCTGAAAGAACTTGGTAGCAAGATAAATGTGCAACTAATAAAAAGAGTTGGAGCAGATGAAAAAGATAAAGTTTTTAAAGGTAAATTCCCAAGCGCCACATCGGTGAGAAATATGATTTTTAAAGGGGACTGGTCAGGCGTCAGTCGTGCTGTGCCAGACAGCAGCCTTCAGATTATTTCCAGAGAGCTCAACGAAGGTCGAGGACCAGTTACTTTATCGCAACTTGAAGAGATTTTGTTAGCAAAACTCAGACTTTCTTCTAAAAAAGAGCTTCAGATGCTGTATGGTTTTAGCGAAGGTATTGATGTGAGGTTCTCAAATTGTGCTTTGAAAACTGGTGATCTTGAAGAATTTTTCAATTGTGTTAAAGCAAAACGTTTCACAATGAGCAAGATCAGAAGATTGTCGCTTTATGCCCTCTTTGAGTTAAAGCAGGATTTAATTGTTCAGTGCAATGAGAAGGGGCCACAGTATCTCAGAGTTCTGGGCTTCACAAACAATGGCAGGAAACTTCTGTCCATAGTAAAGAGGAAGGCATCAGTGCCAGTAGTATCAGTATGTTCGCTTTACAAAAAAATACTCTCGAAAGCTCTGAAAAATAAAGAAGGAAGATTCGAGGTTGATGAAAAATTGTTCGAACACCAGTTGCGTTTGGATATCAAATCCACTTCTATTCACTCGCTTCTTTTTCCATCTAAAAGCGAAAGAAACGGAGAGAGAGATTTTAGAATCCCTCCCATCATGGTTTAG
- a CDS encoding redoxin domain-containing protein, with translation MEFLGKKIDNLSLKDHNGKIEKLYHLQKKVLLSFHPLAWTSICSKQMLSIEEKYDVFAKLNVAPFGVSVDPLPSKKAWAESLNIKKLPLITDFWPHGEIAKSFGLFREKDGFSERANVILDENKVVIFYKIYPIEELPDIEELIGFLKK, from the coding sequence ATGGAATTTTTGGGGAAAAAAATTGATAATTTATCGCTAAAAGACCATAACGGAAAAATAGAAAAACTTTATCATTTGCAAAAGAAGGTGCTCCTTTCTTTTCATCCGCTTGCATGGACATCTATCTGCAGCAAACAAATGCTTTCAATTGAAGAAAAATACGACGTTTTTGCCAAATTGAATGTTGCTCCCTTCGGAGTAAGTGTCGATCCACTTCCCAGCAAAAAAGCATGGGCGGAGTCTTTAAATATTAAAAAATTGCCCCTGATTACTGATTTCTGGCCACATGGCGAAATCGCAAAATCATTCGGTTTGTTTCGAGAAAAAGATGGCTTTTCAGAACGAGCCAATGTTATTCTGGATGAAAACAAGGTAGTAATCTTTTATAAAATCTATCCAATAGAAGAACTACCAGATATCGAAGAATTGATTGGTTTTCTTAAGAAATAA
- a CDS encoding thiamine pyrophosphate-dependent enzyme — protein MNTEYNIPNIDIAWCPGCGNYAIHDILRKTLQELNIPPEKLVIVSGIGQAAKAPQYIKCNYFNGLHGRSLPVATAIKACNPDLIVIAESGDGCMYGEGGNHLLHTIRRNPDITVLIHNNMVYGLTKGQASPTSPKGFTTPVQIQGTISDPINPISLAISQRASFVARAYCADTEQTKEIIKQAITHKGLAIVDILQPCVTFNKINTYKWFKEHTYYFKNHNPSDISAAFAKAIEVDPLPLGIFYKQEKPTFEEQLPIYSKNRDAIFKRKHDLAKIKEILDIRRG, from the coding sequence ATGAATACAGAATATAATATTCCAAATATCGACATTGCCTGGTGCCCAGGGTGTGGTAACTACGCTATACATGATATACTGAGAAAGACTCTCCAGGAATTAAATATCCCTCCAGAAAAACTGGTAATAGTTTCAGGAATAGGACAGGCAGCGAAAGCACCTCAGTACATAAAGTGTAATTATTTTAACGGGCTTCACGGAAGAAGTTTACCTGTAGCAACCGCAATAAAAGCCTGTAACCCCGATTTAATAGTAATAGCTGAAAGTGGGGATGGATGTATGTACGGTGAAGGGGGTAACCACCTGTTACACACAATAAGAAGAAATCCTGATATAACAGTCTTGATTCACAACAATATGGTATATGGTTTGACTAAAGGGCAAGCTTCTCCTACAAGCCCAAAAGGATTCACAACACCTGTGCAGATTCAGGGAACAATATCTGATCCAATAAATCCTATATCTCTGGCAATTTCTCAGAGAGCATCTTTTGTTGCAAGGGCGTACTGTGCAGACACAGAGCAAACAAAAGAAATAATCAAACAGGCTATTACTCATAAAGGACTGGCCATTGTTGATATTCTTCAACCATGTGTCACTTTTAACAAAATAAATACATATAAATGGTTTAAGGAGCACACATATTATTTCAAAAACCACAATCCTTCGGATATATCTGCCGCTTTTGCGAAAGCAATAGAAGTAGACCCCCTACCACTGGGAATATTTTACAAACAGGAAAAACCTACTTTTGAAGAGCAATTACCAATTTATTCTAAAAACAGGGATGCAATTTTTAAAAGAAAACACGATCTTGCAAAAATAAAGGAAATTTTAGATATCAGAAGGGGTTGA
- a CDS encoding 2-oxoacid:acceptor oxidoreductase subunit alpha, which yields MEYSFIIAGEAGQGIQTVEVLLPKIFKKAGLNVFSYKEYMSRVRGGSNSTLIRVSDIPVRAFKQKADFALFLSNDVSHLKRISNRLSSDSILVVDEEFPGIDDTLKVLRIPLLKTASALGNKIYANSVMIGFATALLGVDLENTMNIVKQYFSKKSKEVIFQNLEAVKSGYKNGLASKKKLSITKLKQNKQICDQFLLSGAEAVAFGALAGGCNFISSYPMSPSTGVLVQLAKLSDNFDLIVEQAEDEISAINMALGAWYAGGRAMVTTSGGGFALMTEGLSLAGMIESPIVVHLAQRPGPATGLPTRTEQADLMFALYAGHGEFPRVIYAPGNLEEAFLCSWKAFQIADKYQIPALILTDQYLMDMIYNIENVPLPENIENYLIKTDSDYLRYKLTQKGISPRGIPGWGEGLVCVDSDEHDESGRITEDFEMRKMMVEKRMKKMSNFKDYYTPELTGNSGYEVLAVCFGSTKEIVKEAAQSFENIAVLHLVQLYPLPRDLKKYFDMAKKVVIIENNFTSQFASLLKTFANLDHSKKVTKYDGMPFSVEEIKNVFEQFTEEGEV from the coding sequence ATGGAGTATTCCTTTATTATTGCTGGTGAAGCAGGGCAAGGTATTCAAACAGTTGAAGTTTTACTGCCAAAAATTTTCAAAAAAGCCGGATTGAACGTCTTCAGCTATAAAGAGTATATGTCAAGAGTAAGAGGAGGAAGTAACTCTACTTTAATAAGAGTCAGCGATATACCGGTGCGTGCTTTCAAACAGAAAGCAGATTTTGCTCTCTTTTTATCAAACGATGTCTCGCATTTAAAACGTATATCAAACAGATTAAGCAGTGATTCGATTCTGGTGGTTGATGAGGAGTTTCCAGGTATCGATGATACTTTGAAGGTGCTCCGCATACCTCTTTTGAAGACTGCCAGTGCACTGGGAAACAAAATTTATGCAAATTCTGTGATGATTGGTTTTGCAACAGCTTTACTGGGAGTTGATCTTGAAAATACCATGAACATTGTCAAACAGTATTTTTCAAAAAAGAGCAAAGAAGTAATATTCCAGAATCTTGAGGCGGTAAAATCCGGATATAAGAATGGTCTTGCATCGAAAAAGAAGCTTTCGATTACCAAGCTGAAGCAAAATAAACAAATATGTGATCAATTTCTGCTGAGCGGTGCTGAAGCAGTTGCATTCGGCGCTTTAGCCGGCGGATGCAACTTTATCTCTTCATACCCCATGTCGCCATCAACAGGAGTTTTAGTGCAATTAGCAAAGCTTTCCGACAATTTCGATCTTATTGTCGAGCAGGCCGAAGACGAAATATCTGCAATCAACATGGCTCTTGGAGCGTGGTACGCTGGGGGAAGGGCCATGGTCACGACATCTGGAGGTGGATTTGCTCTTATGACTGAGGGGCTGAGCCTCGCCGGGATGATAGAAAGCCCAATAGTTGTACATTTAGCGCAAAGACCTGGACCTGCAACAGGTTTACCAACAAGAACCGAACAGGCTGACCTCATGTTTGCCCTGTATGCAGGGCATGGTGAATTTCCCCGTGTAATCTACGCGCCAGGAAATTTAGAAGAGGCATTTTTATGCTCCTGGAAAGCTTTTCAGATTGCTGATAAATATCAGATACCCGCTCTGATTCTAACAGACCAGTACTTGATGGATATGATTTACAACATTGAGAATGTACCTTTACCTGAGAATATAGAAAATTATTTAATAAAAACTGATTCTGATTATTTAAGATACAAGTTAACACAAAAAGGTATATCACCAAGAGGTATTCCGGGATGGGGTGAAGGATTAGTTTGTGTCGATAGTGATGAACATGATGAATCGGGGAGAATAACTGAAGATTTTGAGATGAGAAAAATGATGGTGGAAAAGAGAATGAAAAAGATGTCAAATTTCAAAGACTACTATACCCCAGAGTTAACAGGAAATAGCGGTTATGAAGTCCTTGCTGTATGCTTTGGATCAACAAAGGAAATTGTGAAAGAAGCCGCACAATCATTTGAAAACATAGCTGTCTTGCATTTGGTACAACTTTACCCATTGCCGAGGGACTTAAAGAAATATTTTGATATGGCAAAGAAAGTTGTCATCATAGAGAACAACTTTACCTCGCAGTTTGCTTCCTTGTTAAAAACTTTTGCAAATCTCGACCATTCAAAGAAGGTTACGAAATATGACGGTATGCCCTTCAGCGTTGAGGAAATAAAAAATGTATTTGAGCAATTTACAGAGGAGGGAGAAGTATGA
- a CDS encoding LytS/YhcK type 5TM receptor domain-containing protein, whose amino-acid sequence MFLAITLLSRVALLGLIVFVVIQSYSARISLAKIFNTKKPYILGLLGGIFGVAGNFLGLPYKGAIINFRDMGIIVTALYGGFPAALIGSTIASIHRYLLGGPAAFACALGTIGAGLFSSVFRKRFFHSKNKILAGSVVAIFAELIHLSIAYFFIYPPELAADIVFNALIPMTVSNFLGVGLTLTLVKQSELYVKNFSSQIFSITLRVFESAVRLLENPNMENLNLFSKDLAKILNVDKLTIKLEDEFKPERKKGECRLFIPLISRGKIIGRIVVENRDGFDEDQIFMIKQISKFVEIVVIGATAVREAILAREAMMRDFMSKLGPHFIFNTLASIRYLTVNNANDAVKMIDNLSELLRYYFKNQKAFVSLDEEIKIIECYLSIMKARYGDILSYHINVTGDFRNHPVPPMILQPVIENAVEHGEKNGKIYVKIEAEKYGDYMILKVSDSGKGLSRGFKKGVGMKLLETRLENIYSKKASVKYVNDNGLTVLIKIPLECESVNMYDKSGYSGR is encoded by the coding sequence ATGTTTTTAGCTATAACCCTTTTGAGCCGTGTGGCATTGTTAGGATTAATAGTATTTGTTGTGATTCAGTCTTATTCTGCCAGGATTTCACTGGCGAAAATCTTCAACACTAAAAAACCCTATATACTTGGTTTGCTTGGTGGCATCTTTGGTGTGGCAGGTAATTTCCTTGGTTTGCCTTACAAAGGTGCAATAATCAATTTTCGAGATATGGGTATAATTGTTACAGCCCTTTATGGGGGTTTTCCAGCGGCTTTGATAGGCAGCACGATTGCTTCCATTCACAGATATTTACTTGGCGGTCCAGCGGCTTTTGCGTGTGCCCTGGGGACAATCGGCGCCGGGCTATTTTCAAGTGTTTTTAGAAAACGATTTTTCCATTCGAAAAACAAAATTCTTGCAGGGAGCGTAGTTGCTATTTTTGCGGAGTTAATACACCTATCGATAGCCTATTTTTTTATATACCCACCAGAACTGGCGGCAGATATCGTTTTCAATGCACTAATCCCGATGACTGTGTCGAATTTTCTCGGTGTTGGACTCACACTCACTCTGGTTAAACAGAGTGAGCTGTATGTAAAAAATTTTTCCTCGCAGATTTTCTCAATCACACTTAGAGTTTTTGAAAGCGCTGTTAGACTACTGGAAAATCCAAATATGGAGAATCTAAACCTCTTTTCAAAAGATCTGGCAAAAATACTGAATGTCGATAAATTAACAATAAAACTCGAGGATGAGTTTAAACCAGAGAGAAAAAAGGGCGAATGCAGGCTCTTTATCCCACTAATTTCCAGAGGAAAGATCATCGGTCGAATCGTCGTTGAAAATCGAGATGGTTTCGACGAGGACCAGATTTTCATGATAAAGCAAATTTCAAAGTTCGTTGAGATAGTTGTTATTGGTGCTACAGCTGTTCGTGAGGCAATACTTGCCCGGGAAGCAATGATGAGAGATTTCATGTCCAAGTTAGGTCCACATTTTATTTTCAATACACTTGCAAGCATCAGATATCTTACTGTTAATAATGCAAATGACGCTGTAAAGATGATCGATAATCTATCAGAGTTATTGAGATATTATTTCAAAAATCAGAAGGCTTTTGTCTCTCTTGATGAAGAAATCAAAATAATCGAGTGTTATTTGTCGATAATGAAAGCGAGATATGGCGATATTTTGAGTTATCATATAAATGTAACAGGAGATTTTAGAAATCATCCTGTTCCGCCCATGATTCTTCAACCAGTAATTGAGAATGCAGTTGAGCATGGCGAAAAAAATGGAAAGATCTATGTAAAAATAGAAGCTGAAAAATATGGCGATTATATGATTTTGAAAGTTTCTGACAGCGGTAAAGGTTTGTCCAGGGGTTTTAAGAAAGGCGTTGGAATGAAACTCCTGGAAACAAGATTAGAAAATATTTACTCAAAAAAAGCGAGTGTAAAATATGTAAACGATAACGGACTGACAGTTTTAATAAAAATTCCGCTGGAGTGTGAAAGTGTGAATATGTATGATAAAAGTGGCTATTCTGGAAGATGA
- a CDS encoding LytR/AlgR family response regulator transcription factor, which translates to MIKVAILEDEQLARDNLEQLIRKYSEFELVGSFSTGRELLRHLKDIDVVFLDVRLSGESGLDVSKKIKSTGIVFVTAYPEYAVEAFEVNAIDYLVKPVSEERFSECVEKISQICSRSLAKLPVKDFDGILLIDFKDILFIEAFGKKCMACTINGEYEVYHWNISHLERRLPREFVRVHKSYICNLEHVKKILCSPCFQIEMENSKLIPVSKKYQKFVKSVLLR; encoded by the coding sequence ATGATAAAAGTGGCTATTCTGGAAGATGAGCAGCTTGCCAGGGACAATTTAGAGCAGTTGATCAGAAAATATAGTGAATTTGAGCTGGTGGGATCTTTTTCAACAGGAAGAGAATTGTTGAGACATCTGAAAGATATCGATGTTGTATTTTTGGATGTGCGGCTTTCTGGCGAATCTGGTTTAGATGTTTCAAAAAAAATAAAAAGTACGGGTATCGTCTTTGTAACAGCATATCCAGAATATGCCGTGGAAGCTTTTGAAGTAAATGCCATAGATTATCTGGTTAAACCTGTGAGTGAAGAGCGATTCAGTGAATGTGTTGAAAAAATCTCACAGATTTGTTCACGATCGCTTGCCAAACTTCCTGTAAAAGATTTTGATGGAATATTATTGATTGATTTTAAAGATATTCTTTTCATAGAAGCTTTTGGGAAAAAATGCATGGCATGCACAATAAATGGAGAATATGAAGTTTATCATTGGAATATATCCCATCTTGAGAGAAGACTTCCTCGAGAATTCGTCAGAGTTCACAAGTCTTATATTTGCAACCTCGAGCACGTGAAAAAAATATTATGTTCTCCATGTTTTCAAATAGAGATGGAGAACTCCAAATTGATACCTGTTTCGAAAAAATATCAGAAATTTGTCAAGTCTGTTTTGTTGCGTTGA
- a CDS encoding carbon starvation CstA family protein — translation MNSLVLMLISFFGYIIAYNTYGKWLSRKLFQLKDDNPVPSKKFQDGVDYVPTKRHILLGHHFTTIAGTGPIVGPAIGVIWGWLPAFLWVFLGPIFAGGVHDFASLVISSRHGGKTLGEMTKGIVSNRVGVIFLILIQFLLWLVVAVFAMIMGILFDMYPQSVLSIWMEVPIAIWVGYMVYKKGKKDTFYSILGLILLYVFAVIGIYLPMKIPQMGPVSPIVTWIVILLVYAYFASTLPVQTLLQPRDYINSHELLVLMAVLSIGVIISRPQVVAPVYQHAPGAPNLWPVLFVTIACGAISGFHSFASSGTTVKQLERETDAQFVGYGGMLLEGALATLIIIAVTAGVGMFGAGSSGYFNYYSSWSTTAGAGLAAQLKAIVDGASNLMKTVGIPKELGATLMAIFVVSFAGTTLDSATRIQRFGLEELFRGKGKKPIGPFKNRYFTTFVVVIAAFGLCMVSPDGKGALKLWPVFGALNQLLAGLALMIATVYLAKKRKPIWPTLLPMIFMLLMTVWATISNLTGYIRSQNWLLVFITLVTLIIAVWMIIEAFISMAKAYKKKQVYQEEFAKSDE, via the coding sequence ATGAACTCGCTGGTGCTTATGTTGATCTCTTTTTTTGGTTATATAATTGCGTACAACACATATGGAAAATGGCTTTCAAGGAAATTATTTCAGCTTAAGGATGATAATCCAGTACCTTCAAAGAAATTTCAGGATGGAGTTGATTATGTTCCTACCAAGAGACATATTTTACTCGGTCACCACTTTACCACAATAGCAGGAACAGGACCCATAGTTGGTCCTGCAATAGGTGTCATTTGGGGTTGGCTGCCAGCATTCCTCTGGGTATTCCTTGGGCCAATATTTGCAGGTGGTGTTCATGATTTTGCCTCGTTAGTTATCTCATCACGACATGGTGGTAAAACGCTTGGTGAGATGACAAAGGGAATAGTTTCAAACAGGGTAGGGGTGATCTTTCTAATTCTGATTCAATTTCTTCTCTGGTTAGTTGTTGCAGTTTTTGCTATGATTATGGGAATTTTATTTGACATGTATCCTCAAAGTGTCCTGAGCATCTGGATGGAGGTTCCCATAGCTATTTGGGTTGGTTATATGGTCTATAAGAAGGGAAAAAAGGATACCTTTTATTCTATCTTGGGTTTGATACTTCTCTATGTTTTTGCTGTTATTGGTATATATCTTCCCATGAAGATACCTCAAATGGGCCCTGTTTCACCGATTGTAACCTGGATAGTGATACTCCTTGTTTATGCTTATTTTGCCTCTACTTTGCCGGTGCAAACACTTTTACAACCGCGTGATTATATAAACTCACACGAGCTCTTGGTACTCATGGCTGTTCTCTCAATAGGGGTTATAATATCAAGACCACAGGTAGTAGCTCCAGTTTATCAGCATGCGCCTGGTGCCCCAAATCTGTGGCCTGTTCTTTTTGTGACGATAGCTTGCGGAGCTATAAGCGGTTTTCACAGTTTTGCTTCCTCAGGAACGACAGTCAAACAACTTGAAAGAGAAACAGATGCGCAATTTGTCGGTTATGGCGGTATGCTTCTTGAGGGAGCTCTTGCGACATTAATCATCATAGCAGTGACAGCTGGTGTGGGAATGTTCGGAGCCGGAAGTTCTGGATATTTCAATTATTACTCCTCTTGGTCCACAACCGCTGGAGCAGGGTTAGCTGCACAATTGAAAGCAATTGTTGATGGTGCTTCTAATTTAATGAAAACAGTAGGTATACCTAAGGAATTGGGAGCTACATTAATGGCAATTTTTGTTGTGTCTTTTGCTGGAACAACACTTGATTCTGCTACGAGAATACAGAGATTCGGATTAGAAGAGCTGTTCAGGGGCAAAGGCAAAAAACCGATAGGACCTTTTAAAAATAGATATTTTACAACTTTTGTCGTAGTAATAGCCGCATTCGGACTATGTATGGTTTCACCTGACGGAAAAGGTGCATTAAAATTGTGGCCAGTGTTTGGCGCGTTGAATCAGCTTCTTGCCGGCCTTGCCTTGATGATAGCAACAGTATACTTAGCTAAAAAGAGAAAACCTATCTGGCCGACCTTGCTTCCAATGATCTTTATGCTTCTCATGACTGTCTGGGCTACTATTTCAAATCTAACCGGTTATATTCGGTCACAAAACTGGCTTCTTGTTTTCATAACACTTGTTACGTTAATTATAGCTGTATGGATGATAATAGAAGCCTTTATATCGATGGCAAAAGCTTATAAGAAAAAACAGGTTTATCAGGAAGAATTCGCGAAATCTGATGAATAA
- the rpsL gene encoding 30S ribosomal protein S12: protein MPTINQLIRLGRERKVEKPKAPALQGNPQKRGVCVRVTTMTPKKPNSALRKIARVRLSNGIEVTAYIPGIGHNLQEHSVVLVRGGRVKDLPGIRYKIIRGTLDTAGVENRKQSRSKYGAKRPKK from the coding sequence ATGCCAACTATAAACCAGTTAATCAGGCTTGGTAGAGAAAGAAAAGTTGAAAAACCAAAAGCACCGGCTCTTCAGGGAAATCCGCAAAAGCGCGGAGTCTGTGTTCGTGTAACCACGATGACGCCGAAGAAACCAAATTCAGCGTTGAGAAAAATTGCAAGGGTCAGGTTGTCGAATGGTATAGAAGTCACGGCTTATATACCTGGAATAGGCCATAACCTTCAGGAACATTCAGTTGTTCTTGTTAGAGGTGGAAGGGTCAAAGATCTTCCGGGTATAAGATACAAGATTATTCGTGGAACTCTTGACACAGCCGGGGTTGAAAACAGAAAACAATCCCGAAGCAAATATGGAGCTAAGAGGCCTAAAAAGTAG